A single window of Neisseria chenwenguii DNA harbors:
- the ispG gene encoding flavodoxin-dependent (E)-4-hydroxy-3-methylbut-2-enyl-diphosphate synthase: protein MNGYQRRQTHQVQINHVTVGSDAPVVVQSMTNTDTADAEATALQVKELSDAGSEMVRITVNSPEAASKVAEIRSRLDDMGYTTPLIGDFHFNGERLLAEFPECGKALSKYRINPGNVGKGAKGDEKFAFMIRTAAENDKAVRIGVNWGSLDQSLAKRMMDANLASATPKAPAEVMKEALIVSALESAEKAVTLGLPEDKIILSCKVSAVQDLIQVYRELGSRCRYPLHLGLTEAGMGSKGIVASTAALSVLLQEGIGDTIRISLTPEPGSPRTQEVIVGQEILQTMGLRSFTPMVTACPGCGRTTSTVFQELAQDVQNYLRQKMTVWRSLYPGVESLNVAVMGCVVNGPGESKLADIGISLPGTGETPVAPVYVDGERKVTLKGDNIAAEFLQIIEEYVKTNYGEGGAKRRLAKVIPIQTV, encoded by the coding sequence ATGAACGGATACCAGCGCCGCCAAACCCACCAAGTGCAGATCAATCACGTTACCGTCGGTTCGGACGCGCCCGTGGTCGTGCAGTCGATGACCAATACCGACACCGCCGATGCCGAAGCCACCGCCTTGCAGGTGAAAGAACTCAGCGATGCCGGCTCCGAAATGGTGCGGATTACCGTCAACAGTCCTGAAGCCGCTTCAAAAGTAGCCGAAATCCGCAGCCGTTTGGACGACATGGGCTACACCACGCCGCTGATCGGCGATTTCCACTTCAACGGCGAACGCCTGCTGGCCGAGTTTCCCGAATGCGGCAAAGCCCTGTCGAAATACCGTATCAACCCAGGTAACGTCGGCAAAGGCGCGAAAGGCGATGAAAAGTTCGCCTTTATGATCCGCACCGCCGCCGAAAACGACAAAGCCGTGCGTATCGGCGTCAACTGGGGTTCGCTCGACCAAAGCCTCGCCAAACGCATGATGGATGCCAACCTCGCCTCCGCCACGCCCAAAGCGCCCGCAGAGGTGATGAAAGAAGCGCTGATCGTTTCCGCGCTCGAGTCCGCCGAAAAAGCCGTCACCCTCGGCCTGCCCGAAGACAAAATCATTTTGTCGTGCAAAGTCAGCGCCGTGCAAGACCTGATTCAGGTTTACCGCGAACTCGGCAGCCGCTGCCGCTATCCGCTGCACCTCGGCCTGACCGAAGCCGGCATGGGCAGTAAAGGCATCGTCGCCTCAACCGCCGCTTTATCCGTATTGCTGCAAGAAGGCATCGGCGACACCATCCGCATTTCCCTCACACCCGAACCAGGCAGCCCGCGTACGCAGGAAGTCATCGTCGGCCAGGAAATCCTGCAAACCATGGGCTTGCGCTCGTTTACCCCGATGGTCACAGCCTGCCCCGGCTGCGGCCGCACCACCAGCACCGTGTTTCAAGAGCTGGCGCAGGACGTGCAAAACTACCTGCGCCAGAAAATGACCGTATGGCGCAGCCTCTATCCCGGCGTCGAATCGCTCAACGTCGCCGTTATGGGCTGCGTCGTCAACGGTCCCGGCGAAAGCAAACTGGCCGACATCGGCATCAGCCTGCCCGGCACGGGCGAAACCCCCGTCGCCCCCGTTTATGTGGACGGCGAGCGCAAAGTAACCCTCAAAGGCGACAACATCGCCGCCGAGTTTTTACAGATTATCGAAGAATATGTAAAAACCAATTACGGCGAGGGCGGCGCCAAGCGCCGTTTGGCCAAGGTTATTCCGATTCAAACCGTCTGA
- a CDS encoding helix-turn-helix domain-containing protein, whose protein sequence is MENQQKAAYNQQAAKELGQELKKLRTQQGMDTDDAAGRLKLSAEQVEALEQGNYADFSGLVFVSGFLRAYGRLLKMDEKDLAGRLKAVVPAAADHVYAVNRQQSGTIRYQNIEKAGFPKWILGLATGLLVGSGILAWQNKSNQEHALQTKQDSSAVQNSLQPPALKASNISVSKMADENKQASAAAASQATPAAASAAAASAPAVTVAPDELWIKVHFRSNLIITDKDGKMVFSRIVPAGGEQRFKGGAPYNVWVGISSGAQANFGGKAINLQEHRAAGERSASFIAGKK, encoded by the coding sequence ATGGAAAACCAACAAAAAGCCGCATACAACCAACAAGCGGCAAAAGAGCTGGGACAGGAACTGAAAAAGCTGCGCACACAGCAAGGTATGGATACGGACGATGCCGCAGGCCGTCTGAAACTGAGTGCAGAGCAGGTAGAAGCCTTGGAACAGGGCAATTATGCCGACTTTTCGGGCTTGGTATTTGTGAGCGGTTTTCTGCGCGCATACGGGCGCCTGCTGAAAATGGACGAAAAAGACCTCGCAGGCCGTCTGAAAGCCGTCGTGCCGGCGGCGGCCGACCATGTTTACGCGGTCAACCGCCAACAGTCCGGAACCATACGCTACCAAAATATTGAGAAAGCGGGCTTCCCTAAATGGATTTTAGGCTTGGCTACCGGCCTGTTGGTCGGCAGCGGCATTTTGGCATGGCAGAACAAATCCAATCAGGAACACGCCCTGCAAACCAAGCAGGACAGCAGCGCAGTTCAAAACAGCCTGCAACCGCCGGCTTTGAAAGCCAGCAATATTTCCGTATCAAAAATGGCGGATGAAAACAAACAGGCTTCTGCCGCCGCAGCGTCTCAAGCCACGCCGGCTGCCGCCTCTGCTGCTGCGGCTTCCGCACCGGCCGTTACCGTTGCGCCAGACGAACTTTGGATTAAAGTCCATTTCCGCAGCAACCTGATTATTACCGACAAAGACGGCAAAATGGTGTTCAGCCGCATCGTTCCTGCCGGCGGCGAACAGCGCTTCAAAGGCGGTGCGCCGTACAACGTCTGGGTCGGCATTTCCTCCGGCGCGCAGGCCAATTTCGGCGGCAAAGCCATCAATCTTCAGGAACACCGCGCAGCGGGCGAACGCTCCGCTTCCTTTATCGCCGGGAAAAAATAA
- the rlmN gene encoding 23S rRNA (adenine(2503)-C(2))-methyltransferase RlmN, translating into MKTNLLNYDLKGLTEHFAEMGEKPFRAKQVMRWMHQGCAADFDEMTDLAKSLRQKLNGQAVVGVPSLMTSQESSDGTRKWLLDVGTGNGVETVFIPETDRGTLCISSQVGCALECTFCSTGRQGFNRNLTTAEIIGQLWWANKAMGVTPKNERVISNVVMMGMGEPMANFDNVVTALNIMLDDHGYGLSRRRVTVSTSGMVPQMDRLRDAAPVALAVSLHASNDAVRDEIVPLNKKYPLKELMAACQRYLVKAPRDFVTFEYVMLDGINDKAEHARELIELVKDVPCKFNLIPFNPFPNSGYERSGNENIRVFRDILQQAGFVVTVRKTRGDDIDAACGQLAGQVQDKTRRRQKWQQIVVEKQG; encoded by the coding sequence ATGAAAACCAACCTACTGAATTACGACTTGAAAGGTCTGACCGAGCATTTCGCCGAAATGGGTGAAAAGCCTTTCCGCGCCAAGCAGGTGATGCGCTGGATGCATCAGGGCTGCGCGGCGGATTTCGATGAAATGACCGATTTGGCCAAATCGCTGCGCCAAAAGCTGAACGGGCAGGCGGTTGTCGGCGTTCCCTCGCTGATGACGTCGCAGGAGTCTTCAGACGGCACGCGCAAATGGCTCCTCGATGTGGGAACGGGCAACGGCGTGGAAACTGTGTTTATCCCCGAAACCGACCGCGGCACGCTCTGCATTTCTTCGCAGGTCGGCTGTGCACTCGAATGCACTTTTTGTTCCACCGGCCGGCAGGGGTTCAACCGCAACCTGACCACCGCCGAAATCATCGGCCAGCTTTGGTGGGCGAATAAAGCGATGGGCGTGACGCCGAAAAACGAGCGCGTGATTTCCAATGTCGTGATGATGGGGATGGGCGAGCCGATGGCGAATTTCGACAACGTCGTGACCGCGCTCAATATTATGCTCGACGACCACGGCTACGGCCTTTCCCGCCGCCGCGTAACCGTATCTACTTCGGGCATGGTGCCGCAGATGGACAGACTGCGCGATGCCGCGCCCGTGGCGCTGGCGGTGTCGCTGCATGCTTCAAACGACGCGGTGCGCGACGAAATCGTGCCGTTGAACAAAAAATATCCGCTCAAAGAATTGATGGCGGCGTGTCAGCGCTATCTGGTCAAAGCGCCGCGCGATTTTGTCACTTTCGAATATGTGATGCTCGACGGCATCAACGACAAAGCCGAACACGCGCGCGAGCTGATTGAATTGGTGAAGGACGTGCCGTGCAAATTCAATCTGATTCCGTTTAATCCGTTTCCGAATTCGGGCTACGAGCGCTCGGGCAACGAAAACATCCGCGTGTTCCGCGATATTCTCCAGCAGGCGGGTTTTGTCGTGACTGTGCGCAAAACTCGCGGCGACGATATTGATGCAGCCTGCGGCCAGCTTGCCGGCCAAGTGCAGGACAAAACGCGCCGCCGGCAGAAATGGCAGCAAATTGTGGTTGAAAAACAGGGGTAA
- the pilW gene encoding type IV pilus biogenesis/stability protein PilW — MKLNIWQPLLLAAFLSACANSGEPSKREREEQVSNIKTQLALEYMRGQDYRQATVSIEEALKANSKNDMAWLVRAQIYQYLKVQDKARESFQKALALKPDSAEINNNYGWFLCSSGNNPAQSLAYFDKALADPTYPSPHIANLNKGICSAKLGQFSLAESYLERSLAAAPGFPPAFKELARTKMMAGNLKDADYYFRQYQSKVDVLQADDLLLGWRLAKAQGNAQAAYEYEAQLRANFPYSEQLKEITGR; from the coding sequence ATGAAACTGAATATCTGGCAGCCGCTGCTTCTGGCGGCATTTTTGAGTGCCTGCGCCAATTCGGGCGAGCCGAGCAAACGCGAGCGCGAAGAGCAGGTTTCCAATATCAAAACGCAGCTGGCGTTGGAATATATGCGCGGGCAAGATTACCGTCAGGCCACCGTCAGCATCGAAGAAGCCTTGAAAGCAAACAGCAAAAACGACATGGCTTGGCTGGTGCGCGCGCAGATTTACCAATATCTGAAAGTGCAGGACAAAGCGCGTGAGAGTTTCCAAAAAGCACTGGCTTTGAAACCCGACAGCGCGGAAATCAACAACAACTACGGCTGGTTTTTGTGCAGTAGCGGCAACAATCCCGCGCAATCCCTCGCTTATTTCGACAAAGCGCTGGCCGACCCGACTTATCCCAGCCCGCATATCGCCAACCTGAACAAAGGCATCTGCAGCGCCAAACTGGGGCAGTTTTCGCTGGCCGAATCTTATCTGGAACGCTCGCTTGCCGCCGCACCAGGTTTTCCGCCCGCGTTTAAGGAATTGGCGCGCACCAAAATGATGGCCGGCAATCTGAAAGATGCCGACTACTATTTCCGCCAGTACCAAAGCAAAGTCGATGTTTTGCAGGCCGACGATCTGCTTTTGGGCTGGAGGCTGGCCAAAGCGCAAGGCAATGCGCAGGCAGCTTACGAATACGAAGCCCAGCTCCGGGCGAATTTCCCTTATTCCGAACAATTAAAAGAAATCACAGGCCGTTAA
- the zapE gene encoding cell division protein ZapE — protein MSNRENQFVPPAFDNHSPLTWYQAAKQQPGFISDKAQAQAIEYLDRLWTELMMFKRKRNRFLGRSLRSPQVPKGLYFYGDVGRGKSFLMDAFFGCLPYKRKRRVHFHAFMAEIHKRLKELKSEENPLKAVASEIANETRVLCFDEFHVSDIADAMILGRLLENLLAEGVVLVATSNYAPSELYPQGQNRSSFLPTIALIESNLTVLNVDGGEDYRLRTLKPAEIFFVPANEENEQKLAALFQEMSGLSGPDPGVSIIHGREIAHKAKTEHAVWFDFRALCFGPRSQADYLYLAEHYEIIFISGLERLTPQEKAEARRLTWLVDVLYDFRVKLCATSEVLVDDIYVEGDFVQEFTRTASRMTEMQSEAYLALPHLTLGTKA, from the coding sequence ATGAGCAATAGAGAAAATCAGTTTGTCCCGCCCGCTTTCGACAACCACAGCCCGCTGACCTGGTATCAGGCGGCGAAGCAGCAACCGGGTTTTATCAGCGATAAGGCGCAGGCGCAGGCGATTGAATATCTCGACCGTTTGTGGACGGAACTGATGATGTTCAAACGTAAGCGCAACCGCTTTTTGGGGCGCAGTCTGCGTTCGCCGCAAGTGCCCAAAGGTCTGTATTTTTACGGCGATGTCGGGCGCGGCAAAAGTTTTCTGATGGATGCGTTTTTCGGCTGCCTGCCTTACAAACGCAAACGCCGCGTGCATTTCCACGCGTTTATGGCGGAAATCCACAAGCGTTTGAAAGAACTGAAAAGCGAGGAGAATCCGCTGAAAGCTGTAGCTTCGGAAATCGCCAACGAAACGCGCGTTTTGTGTTTCGATGAATTTCACGTCAGCGATATTGCCGATGCGATGATTTTGGGCAGGCTGCTGGAAAATCTGCTGGCCGAGGGCGTGGTGTTGGTGGCGACTTCAAATTACGCACCGTCCGAACTTTACCCGCAGGGGCAGAACCGCAGCAGTTTCCTGCCGACGATTGCGCTGATCGAATCCAATCTGACGGTGTTGAATGTGGACGGCGGCGAAGATTACCGCCTGCGCACGCTGAAGCCCGCCGAGATTTTCTTCGTGCCCGCCAATGAGGAAAACGAGCAGAAGCTCGCGGCGCTGTTTCAGGAAATGTCCGGCCTGTCCGGCCCGGATCCGGGTGTCAGCATTATTCACGGCCGCGAAATCGCACACAAAGCCAAAACCGAACACGCCGTTTGGTTCGATTTCCGCGCCCTGTGTTTCGGCCCGCGCTCGCAGGCGGATTATCTTTATTTGGCCGAACACTACGAAATCATTTTCATATCGGGTTTGGAACGGCTGACCCCGCAGGAAAAAGCCGAAGCGCGCCGCCTGACCTGGCTGGTGGACGTTTTATACGATTTCCGCGTCAAACTCTGCGCCACCAGCGAAGTGCTTGTGGACGACATTTATGTCGAGGGCGACTTCGTCCAAGAGTTTACCCGCACCGCCAGCCGCATGACCGAAATGCAGTCGGAAGCCTATCTGGCGCTGCCGCATCTGACTTTGGGCACGAAAGCGTAA
- a CDS encoding PqiC family protein: MRLFPTAAALALAACSSAPATQYFMLPDSQYSRPAAQGEEVAVKVFLAAPLDNGGLVYQTDALSINFAKNNLWASPLDAALANSFSNKLNRLNPRYVYAPAGRSQSGKTLKIYVEAFNGSYRGQTVVVGYAQWPNGQTRPFKAETAQQGDGYAAMVQSLEQGLQAAAEQIAR; encoded by the coding sequence ATGCGCCTGTTTCCCACCGCCGCCGCGCTGGCCTTAGCCGCCTGCTCAAGCGCGCCGGCCACGCAATATTTCATGCTGCCCGACAGCCAATACAGCCGCCCCGCCGCGCAGGGCGAGGAAGTGGCGGTGAAAGTATTCCTCGCCGCCCCGTTGGACAACGGCGGGCTGGTGTACCAAACTGATGCCTTAAGCATCAATTTCGCCAAAAACAACCTCTGGGCAAGCCCGCTCGATGCCGCGCTGGCCAACAGTTTCAGCAACAAACTCAACCGCCTGAACCCGCGTTATGTATATGCACCCGCCGGCCGCAGCCAAAGCGGCAAAACGCTGAAAATTTACGTCGAAGCCTTCAACGGCAGCTACCGCGGCCAAACCGTCGTCGTCGGCTACGCGCAATGGCCGAACGGCCAAACCCGCCCGTTTAAAGCCGAAACCGCACAGCAGGGCGACGGCTACGCCGCGATGGTGCAGTCGCTCGAGCAGGGTTTGCAGGCCGCGGCGGAACAGATTGCACGCTGA
- a CDS encoding paraquat-inducible protein A: MRPIPTYRRWWRYKAFRQDAALPAHTVDCPDCGSRMDIPRLVQGQEVHCPVCNHEIVEVENNPYVAPLAYATTSLILMAFVYGMMLMKVEMFGMTSILSLPGMMRGLVLLDYGFLAEVMFALVFGTPLLFLLLCLYVYTALARERVFPGLRWATRVLVRLRHWIMVDVFVVSVLVAHIKLTTVAAVEYGPAAYLMPALAVMLIRTSVSIPQHWVYYKIHRILGCNAVQTASEDRICCGRCLYFRDQNEETCGVCGADLYRRRPKSLSISTAFLIAAAVLYIPANLLPIMISSNPTALEINTILNGIVYMWNDGDKLIAVIIFCASVLIPIMKIAAMSWLTVSAHFRPFASAHLMTTVYRVTEAIGRWSMIDIFVIIILMSAFHTNVARVVPGEAAVYFCLVVLLTMLSAYFFDPRLIWDKHSVSDGLKNDEPR; the protein is encoded by the coding sequence ATGAGACCGATTCCGACCTACCGACGCTGGTGGCGCTATAAGGCGTTCCGCCAAGATGCCGCGCTGCCGGCGCATACGGTCGATTGTCCGGACTGCGGCAGCCGCATGGATATTCCGCGTTTGGTGCAGGGGCAGGAGGTGCATTGTCCGGTGTGCAACCACGAAATCGTCGAGGTGGAAAACAATCCCTACGTCGCGCCGCTGGCTTATGCAACGACGTCGCTGATTCTGATGGCTTTTGTGTACGGCATGATGCTGATGAAGGTCGAAATGTTCGGTATGACGTCGATTCTGTCGCTGCCGGGCATGATGCGCGGGCTGGTGCTGCTGGATTACGGTTTTCTCGCCGAGGTGATGTTTGCGCTGGTTTTCGGCACACCGCTGCTGTTTCTGCTGCTCTGTCTGTATGTTTACACGGCGCTGGCGCGGGAAAGGGTTTTTCCGGGGCTGCGCTGGGCGACGCGGGTATTGGTGCGGCTGCGGCATTGGATTATGGTGGATGTGTTTGTGGTGTCAGTGTTGGTGGCGCACATCAAACTGACCACGGTCGCGGCGGTGGAATACGGGCCGGCGGCTTATCTGATGCCGGCGCTGGCGGTGATGCTGATTCGGACTTCGGTGTCGATTCCGCAGCATTGGGTTTATTACAAAATCCACCGCATTTTGGGGTGCAATGCCGTTCAGACGGCCTCTGAAGACAGAATCTGTTGCGGCCGCTGTCTGTATTTCCGCGACCAAAACGAGGAAACCTGCGGCGTGTGCGGTGCGGATCTGTACCGCCGCCGCCCGAAAAGCCTGAGCATTTCGACGGCGTTTCTCATCGCGGCAGCAGTGCTGTATATCCCGGCCAATCTGCTGCCGATCATGATTTCTTCCAACCCGACCGCCTTGGAAATCAATACGATATTGAACGGCATCGTGTATATGTGGAACGATGGCGACAAGCTGATTGCGGTGATTATTTTCTGCGCCAGTGTGCTGATTCCGATTATGAAGATTGCAGCGATGTCGTGGCTGACTGTTTCGGCGCATTTCCGGCCGTTTGCGAGTGCGCACTTAATGACGACGGTTTACCGCGTTACCGAAGCCATCGGCCGCTGGTCGATGATCGATATTTTTGTGATTATTATCCTGATGAGCGCGTTTCATACCAATGTCGCGCGCGTCGTGCCCGGCGAAGCCGCCGTGTATTTCTGTTTGGTCGTTTTGCTGACCATGCTTTCTGCCTATTTTTTCGACCCGCGCCTGATTTGGGACAAACACAGCGTTTCAGACGGCCTCAAGAATGATGAACCAAGATAA
- the ndk gene encoding nucleoside-diphosphate kinase — MAIERTISIVKPDAVGKNIIGKIYSRFETNGLRIVAAKMKHLSVREAQDFYAVHKERPFFGELVEFMTSGPVMIQVLEGENAVAKNRELMGATNPAEAAEGTIRADFAESLSVNAVHGSDSLENAAIEIAYFFSQSEICSR, encoded by the coding sequence ATGGCGATTGAACGCACCATTTCCATTGTTAAACCCGACGCCGTCGGCAAAAATATTATCGGCAAAATTTACAGCCGTTTTGAAACCAACGGCTTGCGCATTGTCGCCGCCAAAATGAAACACTTGAGCGTGCGCGAAGCGCAAGATTTTTACGCCGTTCACAAAGAGCGCCCGTTTTTCGGCGAACTGGTTGAATTTATGACCAGCGGTCCGGTGATGATTCAAGTTTTGGAAGGCGAAAACGCCGTCGCCAAAAACCGCGAGCTGATGGGCGCAACCAACCCCGCCGAAGCTGCCGAGGGAACCATCCGCGCGGATTTCGCCGAGTCGCTGAGCGTTAACGCCGTACACGGTTCCGACAGCTTGGAAAACGCCGCCATCGAAATCGCCTACTTCTTCAGCCAAAGCGAAATCTGCTCACGCTGA
- the pqiB gene encoding intermembrane transport protein PqiB codes for MNQDNSSETRSVPARVNKTNVFTSVVWIIPLVALVAGGWLLMKQIRETGPRITLLMDSAEGIEVNNTVVKVLNVDVGRVIRIKLRDDRKGVEVTAQLNADAKELMRSDTQFWVVKPRIDQSGVTGLNTLLSGSYIAFTPGKSSEEKHTFEVQDIPPIAAIGQSGLRLKLTGKNDKILNVGSPVLYENFMVGMIESARFEPADQTVHYTVFIQSPNDKLINSNSRFWLSSGFHIETSANGIKVDSAPLGALISGAISFDAPKTGDSHAVKNNDQFTLYDSQSEVANLPDGRSIYYTAFFKQSVRGLTAGSPVEYKGINIGVVTDVPYFDRNDSLHLFENGWIPVRLRLEPARMEINADAQSKDVWKQQFQTALDKGLTATISSNNLITGTKMVELTEPRGSSPKLKPHTVYGGDTVIATQTGGLDDLQVQVANLLEKFNSLPLDKTVNNLNGSLAELKTTLKSADAALKSVNSLVGKPQTQNLPAELNATLRELRETLKGVSPQSPVYSDVQSTLQSLDKTLKDAQPVIQTLKEKPNALIFNQNAKDPIPKGSR; via the coding sequence ATGAACCAAGATAACTCTTCCGAAACCCGAAGCGTGCCCGCGCGCGTGAATAAAACCAATGTTTTCACTTCCGTCGTCTGGATTATCCCGCTGGTTGCGCTGGTGGCCGGCGGCTGGCTTTTGATGAAGCAGATCCGCGAAACCGGCCCGCGCATCACGCTGCTGATGGACAGCGCCGAGGGCATCGAAGTCAACAATACAGTGGTGAAAGTGTTGAACGTCGATGTCGGCCGCGTCATCCGCATCAAGCTGCGCGACGACCGCAAAGGCGTGGAAGTGACCGCGCAGCTCAACGCCGACGCCAAAGAACTGATGCGCAGCGATACCCAGTTTTGGGTGGTCAAGCCGCGCATCGACCAAAGCGGGGTAACGGGTTTGAATACGTTGCTTTCCGGCTCGTATATCGCGTTTACGCCCGGCAAAAGCAGCGAGGAAAAACATACGTTTGAAGTGCAGGACATTCCGCCGATTGCCGCCATCGGCCAAAGCGGCCTGCGTCTGAAGCTGACCGGCAAAAACGACAAAATCCTCAACGTCGGCAGCCCGGTTTTATATGAAAACTTCATGGTCGGCATGATTGAAAGCGCGCGCTTCGAGCCGGCCGACCAGACCGTTCACTACACCGTCTTCATCCAAAGCCCCAACGACAAACTCATCAATTCCAACAGCCGCTTCTGGCTGTCCAGCGGTTTCCATATCGAAACTTCAGCCAACGGCATCAAAGTCGATTCTGCCCCGCTGGGCGCGTTAATCTCCGGCGCGATCTCGTTTGACGCGCCGAAAACCGGCGACAGCCACGCGGTCAAAAACAACGACCAATTCACGCTTTACGACAGCCAAAGCGAAGTCGCCAACCTGCCCGACGGGCGCTCGATTTACTACACCGCGTTTTTCAAACAATCCGTGCGCGGCCTGACGGCGGGTTCGCCTGTGGAATACAAAGGCATCAACATCGGCGTCGTCACCGATGTGCCGTATTTCGACCGCAACGACAGCCTGCATCTGTTTGAAAACGGCTGGATTCCCGTGCGCCTGCGCCTCGAGCCCGCGCGCATGGAAATCAATGCCGACGCGCAAAGCAAAGACGTTTGGAAACAGCAGTTTCAGACGGCCTTAGACAAAGGGCTGACCGCTACGATTTCCAGCAACAACCTGATTACCGGCACAAAAATGGTCGAACTGACCGAACCGCGCGGCTCGTCGCCCAAGCTCAAACCGCACACCGTTTACGGCGGCGACACCGTGATTGCCACGCAAACCGGCGGTTTGGACGATTTGCAGGTGCAGGTCGCAAATCTGCTGGAAAAATTCAACAGCCTGCCGCTGGATAAAACCGTCAACAACCTCAACGGCTCGCTGGCCGAGCTGAAAACCACGCTCAAATCCGCCGATGCCGCGCTTAAATCCGTCAATTCGCTGGTCGGCAAACCGCAGACGCAAAACCTGCCCGCCGAGCTGAACGCCACGCTGCGCGAGTTGCGCGAAACCCTCAAAGGCGTATCGCCGCAATCGCCCGTGTACAGCGACGTTCAATCCACCCTGCAAAGCCTCGACAAAACGCTGAAAGACGCGCAGCCAGTCATCCAAACCCTGAAAGAAAAACCCAACGCGCTGATTTTCAACCAAAATGCCAAAGACCCGATCCCGAAAGGAAGCCGATAA